From Herbaspirillum sp. WKF16:
GGGTCTACAAGGGCGATCGCCTGGCAAACGGCGAAGCTCCGGTGCTGGTCGGCGAACCGGAAGACGACAAGAAGCGTCGTGGTCCGCGTCGTGACGACGGCAAGCCGGGTGCGCGTCCCCGTTCCTCGAAGCCTGGTGCTCCTGGCGCCGGCGCGAAGCGCGGTGGTCGTCCTCAAGCTGCCGATGCCGGTGTGTCGGCTGAGAAAGCAGGAGAATAATCATGCTGCAACCAGCACGTAGAAAATATCGTAAAGAACAAAAAGGTCGTAACACCGGTATCTCGCACACCCGCGGTACCGCTGTGTCGTTCGGCGACTTTGGTCTGAAGGCAGTCGGCCGCGGCCGTATCACCGCCCGTCAGATCGAAGCTGCTCGTCGTGCGATGACCCGTCACATCAAGCGCGGTGGCCGTATCTGGATTCGTGTCTTCCCGGACAAGCCAATTTCCCAGAAGCCTGCTGAAGTGCGTATGGGTAACGGCAAGGGTAATCCGGAGTACTACGTGGCTGAAATCCAGCCGGGTAAGGTACTGTACGAGATGGACGGTGTGGACGAGACTCTGGCGCGTGAGGCGTTTCGTTTGGCTGCCGCCAAATTGCCGCTGGCGACGACTTTTGTCATCCGCCAAGTCGGTCAATAATTAGGAGCGGAAAATGAAAGCATCTGAACTCCGCGGTAAGGACTCGGCAGCGCTGGAAAAAGAACTGGGTGAGCTGTTGAAGGCCCAGTTCAGCCTGCGTATGCAAATTGCTACTCAGCAATTGAACAATACCGCACAGCTGAAGAAGGTACGTCGCGACATCGCACGTGTGAAAACTGTGATCAACTCGAAGGATGGCCAACAATGAACGATCAAGTGAAACAAGCGCTCCAGCGCACGCTGATTGGCAAGGTTGTGTCGGACAAGATGGATAAAACCGTCACCGTCGAAATCGAGCGCCAGATGAAGCACCCGCTGTACGGCAAGATCATCAAGCGCACCAAGAAGTACCATGCGCATGATGAGCAAAATACGGCGAAGGCCGGCGACGTGGTGGAAATCCAGGAAAGCCGTCCGATCTCCAAGACGAAGGCCTGGACTGTGACCCGTGTGGTACAAGTCGCACAAATCGTCTAAGTAATTCAGTAGTACTTGCGTGCTCGATATTATGCTGCCATAATATCGAGCTCTTTCCTTGCAACGTTCTGTTCGCGAGGAGAGGCAAAAAAAAGTAGCTATTCGTCCCCTAACTAGCGAGTTCGCTTGCTAACAGGACCAAGACTGACCGCCAGCGCATTGTGCGAAGCGGATTAAGTTGGGAAAGAAAATATCATGATTCAAACTGAAAGCCGGCTCGAAGTAGCCGACAACACCGGTGCGCGCGAAGTTCTGTGCATCAAGGTCTTGGGTGGTTCCAAGCGCCGCTATGCCGGCATTGGCGATGTGATCAAGGTTACTGTCAAGAGCGCAGCCCCGCGTGGTCGCGTCAAGAAGGGTGAGATTTATAACGCTGTCGTCGTTCGTACCGCCAAGGGCGTGCGTCGTCAGGATGGTTCGCTGGTCAAGTTCGATGGTAATGCAGCCGTCCTGTTGAACGCGAAGCTGGAGCCGATCGGCACCCGTATCTTTGGGCCGGTGACTCGTGAGCTGCGTACGGAACGCTTCATGAAGATCGTTTCCCTGGCGCCTGAAGTTCTGTAAGGAGTGGTCATGGCAAAGATTCGTAAAAACGATGAAGTCATCGTGTTGACCGGTAAAGACAAGGGCAAGCGCGGTGTCGTGACTGCTCGCGTCGGCACCGATTATGTCGTTGTGGAAGGCGTCAACGTCGCCAAGAAGGCGACTCGTCCGAACCCGATGACTGGTGCAACTGGCGGCATCGTCGATAAGCTGATGCCAATTCATGTGTCGAACGTTGCGTTGTTCAACGCAGCTACCGGCAAGGCAGATCGCGTGGCTTACAAGGAAGTGGACGGCAAGAAGGTCCGCGCTTACAAGTCCAGCGGCGAAGTCGTTAAGGTTTAAACATCATGGCACGTCTTCAAGAGTTTTATAAAGATAAGGTCGTCGCCGATTTGACCACGAAGTATTCGTACAAGTCGGTGATGGAAGTTCCGCGTATTCTGAAGATCACCCTGAACATGGGTCTGTCGGAAGCTGTTGCGGACAAGAAGATCATCGAGCACGCCGTTGGCGATCTGACCAAGATCGCCGGCCAAAAGCCGGTGGTGACCAAGGCACGCAAGGCTATCGCGGGTTTCAAGATCCGTGAAGGCTATCCGATCGGTTGCATGGTGACCCTGCGCGGCGCCCGCATGTACGAATTCCTGGATCGTCTGATCACCGTGGCCCTGCCGCGCGTGCGTGACTTCCGTGGCGTGTCGGGTCGTGCGTTCGACGGTCGTGGCAACTACAACATCGGTGTGAAAGAGCAGATCATCTTCCCCGAAATCGAGTACGACAAGATCGATGCGCTGCGTGGCATGAACATCAGCATCACCACCACTGCGAAGACCGACGACGAAGCGAAGGCGCTTCTCGCCGCATTTAAATTCCCGTTCAGAAACTGAGGATGCCATGGCAAAACTGGCACTGATTAACCGTGAACAGAAGCGCGCCGCAATGGTGAAGAAGTATGCTGCCAAGCGCGCCGAGTTGAAGGCTATTATCGACGACCAATCGAAGTCGGATGAAGAGCGTTACGAAGCCCGCCTGAAGCTGCAGGCGCTGCCGCGTAATTCCGCTCCGATCCGTCAGCGCAACCGTTGCGCTCTGACTGGCCGTCCCCGTGGTACTTTCCGCAAGTTCGGATTGGGCCGTATCAAGGTCCGTGAAATCGCCATGCGCGGCGAAATCCCGGGTTTGACCAAAGCTAGCTGGTAATAGGAGAAGAAGCAATGAGTATGAGCGATCCTATCGCCGATATGCTGACCCGTATCCGCAATGCACAAGGCGTGAACAAGACTACTGTCGCCATGCCGTCTTCCAAAGTGAAGGTTGCCATTGCCAACGTCCTGAAGGACGAGGGTTACATTGAAGATTTCGCCGTTGTCGATGCTGAAGGCAAGGCTGAACTGAAAATCGGTTTGAAGTATTACGCCGGCCGTCCGGTTATCGAGCGCCTGGAGCGCGTGTCCCGTCCGGGTCTGCGCATCTACAAGGGCAAGAACGATATCCCGAACGTGATGAACGGTCTGGGCGTGGCCATTGTGTCCACCCCCGCGGGCGTCATGACTGATCGCAAAGCACGCGCAACCGGTGTCGGTGGCGAAGTGATTTGCTACGTGGCCTAAGGAGTGCAAGATGTCTCGTGTAGGTAAAATGCCTGTTGCACTGCCGAGTGGCGCGGAAGCGACCATCTCCGCAGAGCAGATCACCGTCAAGGGCCCGCTGGGCTCGCTGACGCAACCACTGACCAAGCTGGTCAAGGTGGCGAACAACAATGGCTCGCTGAGCTTCGAAGTGGCTGACGACAGCCGCGAAGCCAATGCGATGTCGGGCACCCTGCGTGCTCTGGTCAACAACATGGTCAACGGCGTCACCAAGGGCTTCGAAAAGAAGCTGAACCTGGTCGGCGTGGGTTTCCGTGCACAAGCACAAGGCGACAAGCTGAACCTGTCGCTGGGCTTCTCGCACCCCATCGTTCACCAGATGCCTGCCGGCATCAAGGTTGAGACCCCGACACAGACCGAAATCCTGATCAAGGGTATCGATCGCCAGGTGGTTGGCCAGGTCGCCGCGGAAATTCGCGCGTACCGTGAACCCGAGCCCTACAAGGGCAAGGGTGTGCGCTACGCTGACGAAGTGGTGACGCTCAAAGAAACCAAGAAGAAGTAATAGGGGTTGACGATGGATAAGAAACAATCTCGCCTGCGCCGCGCGACTCAGACCCGCGCCAAGATCGCAGAACTGAAGGTCAATCGTCTGGCCGTGCATCGTACCAACACGCACATCTACGCCAGCGTCATCGGCCCCGATGCGAACGTGCTGGCCTCGGCTTCCACCCTGGAAGCTGAAGTGCGCGCCGAGCTGGCCGGTCAGTCGGGCAAGGGCGGCAATGCCGCTGCTGCAGCCCTGATCGGCAAGCGCGTTGCGGAAAAGGCACTGAAGGCCGGTGTGACCGAAGTCGCATTCGACCGTTCGGGTTTCCGTTATCACGGCCGCGTCAAGGCGCTGGCTGAGGCTGCGCGTGAAGCCGGCCTGAAGTTCTAAGGAATATCGATCATGGCAAAAATGCAATCGAAAACGCAAAGCGACAAGCCTGATGACGGCATGCGCGAAAAAATGATCGCGGTCAACCGTGTCACCAAGGTGGTGAAGGGCGGCCGTATCATGGGTTTCGCAGCGCTGGCAGTGGTCGGTGACGGCGATGGCCGCATCGGCATGGGCAAGGGCAAGTCGAAGGAAGTGCCCGTCGCCGTGCAAAAGGCAATGGAAGAAGCACGTCGCAAGCTGATCAAGGTCACGCTGAAGAACGGTACCGTGCAGCACACCGTCATCGGCAAGCACGGCGCGTCGTCGGTCATGATTTCGCCCGCCAAGGATGGTACCGGTGTTATCGCCGGCGGCCCGATGCGCGCGATCTTCGAAGTGATGGGCGTGACCAACGTGGTGGCGAAGTCGACTGGTTCGACCAACCCCTACAACATGGTCCGTGCCACTTTGGACGGCCTGTCGAAGATGAACACTCCGGCTGAAATTGCTGCCAAGCGCGGCAAGTCGGTCGAAGAAATCCTGGGCTAAGGTGATTCAGATGGCTAACACAATCAAAGTCAAGCTGGTCAAAGGTCTGATCGGTACTCGCCAGGACCACCGCGCCACCGTGCGCGGCCTGGGTCTGCGTCGCGTCAACTCGGTTTCCGAGCTGGAAGACACCCCTTCGGTGCGCGGCATGATCAACAAAGTGTCCTATCTTGTGAAAGTTGTTTCGTAAGCAGTTGCTTGCGAACGGAGCGAATCATGCAATTAAACACTATCCAACCCGCAGAAGGCGCAAAGCACGCTAAGCGTCGCGTCGGTCGTGGTATCGGTTCTGGCCTGGGCAAGACTGCCGGCCGTGGCCACAAGGGTCAGAAGTCGCGTTCGGGCGGTTTCCACAAGGTCGGCTTCGAAGGCGGCCAGATGCCCCTGCAACGTCGTCTGCCCAAGCGCGGTTTCAAGTCGCTGGCAACGCCGTACAAGGCTGAAGTTCGTCTGTCCGACCTGGAAAAGCTGCCCGTCGCCGAGATCGACGTGCTGGCACTGAAGCAAGCCGGCCTGGTGTCGGAACTGGCTCGTGTCGTGCGCATCATCAAGGCTGGTGAGCTGACCAAGAAGGTGACCGTCAAGGGTCTGATCGCAACTGCGGGTGCCAAGGCTGCTATCGAAGCAGCCGGCGGTTCCGTCGCTGAGTGATCCGGGTCCCGGAGCATTAATTGGCAACTACTCCTCAATTAGCGAAAGGCGCCGCAAAAGGCTTCCCCTGGGGGCGTTTGTGGTTCCTGCTGGGAGCGTTGATCGTTTATCGCGTCGGTGCGCATATCCCGGTTCCGGGTATTGATCCGACGCAGTTGGCGCAGCTGTTCAAGCAGAATCAGGGCGGCATCCTGGGCATGTTCAACATGTTCTCCGGTGGTGCTCTGTCGCGCTTCACGATCTTCGCACTGGGGATCATGCCGTATATTTCGGCATCGATCATCATGCAGCTGTTGTCTGTGGTGTCGCCGCAGCTGGAGGCGTTGAAAAAAGAGGGTGAAGCGGGGCGTCGCAAGATTACCCAGTACACCCGCTACGGCACCCTGGTGCTGGCAACCTTCCAGGCGCTGGGCATTGCAGTGGCGCTGGAGTCGCAAGCTGGTCTGGTGCTGGATCCCGGCCTGGCCTTCCGTCTGACGACGGTGGTGACGCTGATCACCGGCACGATGTTCCTGATGTGGCTGGGTGAGCAGATTACCGAGCGTGGTCTGGGCAACGGCATCTCGATCATCATCTTCGCTGGTATCGCGGCAGGTCTGCCGAATGCGCTGGGTGGTTTGTTCGAGCTGGTTCGCACGGGTTCGATGGGCGCGCTGTCGGCGATCCTGATCTGCGTGATCGTGGCGCTGGTGACCTTCCTGGTGGTGTTCATTGAACGCGGCCAGCGCAAGATCCTGGTGAACTACGCCAAGCGTCAGGTCGGCAACAAGATCTACGGCGGCCAAAGCAGCCACCTGCCGCTGAAGCTGAACATGGCAGGCGTGATCCCGCCGATCTTTGCATCGTCGATCATCCTGTTCCCGGCGACGATCACCAGCTGGTTTACGTCGGGCGATACGTCGAATCCCTTCATTCGTTTCCTGAAGGATCTGGCGGCTTCGATGGCGCCGGGTGAGCCGATCCATGCTCTGCTGTACGCGGTCGCGATTGTGTTCTTCTGTTTCTTCTATACCGCGCTGGTGTTCAACAGCAAGGAAACGGCAGACAACCTGAAGAAGAGTGGTGCATTTGTTCCGGGTATCCGTCCGGGTGACCAGACGGCTCGTTACATCGACAAGATCCTGATGCGTCTGACTCTGGCCGGCGCCGTGTACATCACCCTGGTGTGCTTGCTGCCTGAGTTCCTGATCGCGCGCTGGAAGGTGCCGTTCTATTTCGGCGGCACATCGCTCTTGATCATTGTGGTCGTGACGATGGACTTCATGGCCCAGGTTCAGAATTATGTAATGTCGCAGCAGTATGAGTCGTTGCTCCGCAAGGCGAATTTCAAGGGTGGCATGACCCCGCGATAGGCGGTGGGTGTTGTCCCGGAGAGATGACGCGGAATGGCAAAAGACGACGTTATTCAGATGCAAGGGGAGGTTCTTGAAAACCTGCCCAATGCGACATTCAGGGTTAAGTTAGAAAACGGTCACGTTGTACTCGGCCATATCTCCGGCAAGATGCGCATGAACTACATCCGCATCCTGCCGGGCGATAAGGTAACGGTGGAACTGACGCCTTACGATTTGAGCCGGGCACGTATCGTGTTCCGTACCAAGTAACAGTGAAACATTGAAAGAAAGAGGGCCACAATGAAAGTGCTCGCATCAGTCAAGCGGATCTGCCGCAACTGCAAAATCATCAAGCGCAATGGCGTCGTTCGTGTGATCTGCACCGAACCGCGTCATAAGCAGCGCCAGGGTTAATTAACGTTATTGATCGAGGAATAACGAATGGCACGTATTGCAGGGGTCAACATCCCCAACCATCAGCACACCGTAATCGGCCTGACCGCCATCTATGGTATTGGCCGTCCGCGCGCGGAAGACATCTGCGTCGCTACCGGCGTTCCGACCAACAAGAAGGTCAAGGACCTGGACGATAACGAGCTGGAAAAGCTGCGTGACGAGATCGCCAAGTTCGTGGTCGAAGGCGACCTGCGCCGTGAGCTGTCCATGAACATCAAGCGTTTGATGGACCTGGGTTGCTACCGTGGCCTGCGTCACCGTCGTGGCCTGCCGGTCCGTGGTCAACGCACCCGCACCAACGCCCGTACTCGCAAGGGTCCGCGCAAGGCCGCTCAATCGCTGAAGAAATAATCCCGGCAGCGCTAGTCACTGGTCGGATTCAAGGAAGAAATTATGGCAAAGTCCCCCAACAACGCAGCAGCATCGCGTGTTCGTAAGAAAGTTAAGAAGAACGTTGCTGAAGGCATCGCGCACGTTCACGCTTCGTTCAACAACACCATCATCACGATCACCGACCGTCAGGGCAACGCTCTGTCGTGGGCGACCTCGGGTGGTGCTGGCTTCAAGGGTTCGCGCAAGTCGACTCCGTTCGCAGCCCAGGTCGCAGCTGAGACTGCCGGCAAGGTCGCGATCGAGTGCGGCATCAAGAACCTGGAAGTGCGTATCAAGGGCCCAGGCCCGGGCCGTGAATCCGCAGTGCGCGCTCTGAACAATCTGGGCATCAAGATCACCCAGATCCAGGACGTGACTCCGGTGCCGCATAACGGCTGCCGTCCTCCGAAGCGCCGTCGTATCTAATTTGTAGTATAATCGTGCGCTTCGCGTGTTTTGCCCCGAAAAGGGCACCGCAAAGCGCCGGAAATCACCCGCCAACGACCTTGGCGGGTTTTGTTCTTAAGCCCACTGTCTGACCGCACGCAGGTCAGACTAGCGTCCGTCAATACGGGACGTCATTCAACAAAGGAAATACTGTGGCACGTTATATCGGACCAAAAGCAAAGCTCTCCCGCCGCGAAGGCACCGACCTGTTCCTGAAGAGCGCACGCCGCTCGCTGGATTCCAAGTGCAAGCTGGACTCCAAGCCGGGTCAGCATGGCCGCACTTCGGGCGCCCGCACCTCCGACTACGGCAACCAGCTGCGTGAAAAGCAGAAGGTCAAGCGCATGTACGGCGTCCTCGAGCGCCAGTTCCGCCGCTACTTCGCTGAAGCCGACCGCCGCAAGGGCAACACCGGCGAAAACCTGCTGAAGCTGCTGGAAGCCCGTCTGGACAACGTCGTCTACCGCATGGGCTTCGGCTCGACCCGCTCGGAAGCGCGTCAGCTGGTGTCCCACAAGGCCCTGACCGTGAACGGTCAAGTCGTGAACATCGCTTCCTACCTGGTCAAGGCCGGCGACGTGGTTGCCGTGCGCGAAAAGGCCAAGAAGCAAGTGCGTATCGCCGAAGCGCTGTCGCTGGCCGAATCGTCGGGCTTCCCGTCGTGGGTGTCGGTCGACGCCAAGAAGCTGGAAGGCACCTTCAAGTCGGCGCCGGACCGCAGCGAAATCGCCAACGACGTCAACGAATCGCTGATCGTCGAACTGTATTCGCGTTAATCCGCAGTACTGCATCACCCGTGCCCACCATACGGTGGGCATTTTTCCGAAAGTCATCAGCCTTATCGGCGTAACGAGCCGAGGGTATTGAAAAGGACATTTCATGCAAAACAGTTTGTTGAAGCCCCGCATCATCGAAGTGGAAGCACTGGCTCCCGGTCACGCCAAGGTCGTGATGGAGCCGTTCGAGCGCGGTTACGGTCACACCCTGGGCAACGCGCTGCGTCGCGTCCTGCTGTCGACCATGACCGGCTACGCTCCGACCGAAGTCACCATCGCCGGCGTCGTGCACGAGTATTCCTCGCTGGACGGCGTTCAGGAAGACGTGGTCGACATCCTGCTGAACCTCAAGGGCGTGGTTTTCAAGCTGCACAACCGTGATGAAGTCACGCTGACCCTGAAGAAGGAAGGCGAAGGCGTCGTCCTGGCATCCGATATCGATCTGCCGCACGACGTGGAGCTGATCAACCCGGATCACGTGATCGCCAACCTGACCGGTGGCGGCAAGCTGGACATGCAGATCAAGGTCGAAAAGGGCCGCGGCTATGTGCCGGGCAACGTCCGCCGCCTGTCGGAAGACACCAACAAGACCATCGGCCGCATCATCCTGGACGCATCGTTCTCGCCTGTGCGCCGCGTTTCCTACGCCGTCGAATCGGCGCGTGTGGAACAGCGTACCGACCTGGACAAGCTGGTCATGAACATCGAGACCAACGGCGTCATCACGCCGGAAGAAGCGATTCGCCAGTCGGCGCGCGTGCTGGTCGACCAGTTGAACGTGTTCGCCGCCCTGGAAGGCACCGAAGCGACCGCCGAAGCGCCGTCGCGCGCACCGCAGGTCGATCCGATCCTGTTGCGTCCGGTCGACGACCTGGAGCTGACCGTGCGTTCGGCAAACTGCCTGAAGGCCGAGAACATCTACTACATCGGCGACCTGATCCAGCGCAGCGAGAACGAACTGCTGAAGACCCCGAACCTGGGTCGCAAGTCGCTCAACGAAATCAAGGAAGTCCTGGCTTCGCGCGGCCTGACCCTGGGCATGAAGCTGGAAAACTGGCCGCCTGCCGGCCTGGAGAAGTAATTTTGACGGCATGGCCGGCGCGGACCTCGGTCCGGCCGGCCGTACCGGCAAGCATGTAGTTGGCAACACTGGCAACACCGAAATCGCAACATCGTTTTTTCATCGTTATTTACCGGTCCGCGGACAGGCCAGGCAAGCAAGCCCGTCCGATCGAAGAACTGGATCAAAACTGTCACCTGAAAGGAAATTACCATGCGTCACCGTCACGGTCTCCGCAAACTGAATCGTACTTCGTCCCACCGTCTGGCAATGCTGCGCAACATGACCGTTTCGCTGCTGAAGCACGAAGCCATCAAGACCACCCTGCCGAAGGCCAAGGAACTGCGCCGCGTTGTCGAGCCGATCCTGACCCTGGGCAAGACCGATACCCTGGCCAACAAGCGCCTGGCATTCAGCCGTCTGCGCGACCGCGAAATCGTGCTCAAGCTGTTCGCTGAACTGGGCCCCCGCTACGCTGCCCGCAACGGCGGCTACCTGCGCATCCTGAAGATGGGCTTCCGTCAAGGCGACAACGCCCCGATGGCATTCGTCGAGCTGGTCGATCGTCCGGAAGTCTCCGACGACGCAGCAGTCCCGACCGCCGAGTAATTCAGGTCGTCGCAAAAAGAAGCCAGGCATTGCCTGGCTTTTTTGCATTCTGGAGCGCGGCATCGCTGGATGCCGATATCGCCTCTTGTCCTGGCGTTGTCGGGCGGCGCTGCGGGCGTGGATGTGGTTGAATACGGCATAGGCGGCGCAGTGCGCCGTCGCCCAACGTGCAATGAAAGGGGCAGGCATGAGCGGATCTTTGTTGAACCAGCCGCTGCTGGTGATGACCAATGTGCCGGAGCAGGCGCTGGCGGACTCGCTGGCGCGCGCTTTGGTGGAGCAAGGCCTGGCTGCCTGCGTCAACGTCCTGGCGCCGGTGGCCTCCACGTATCGCTGGCAGGGAGCAATCGAGCACGCCACCGAGATCCCCGTGCTGGTCAAGACCACGCAGGCGCGCTACCTCGAAGTGGAGCAGGCGATACTGCAGGCGCACCCCTACGACGTGCCCGAGATCGTTGCGCTGCCGCTGGCCACCGGCCTGCCGGCCTACCTGGCGTGGATGCAGCAAGAGACGGCCAAGCCCGCGCGCGTCTGAAGTGAAGGAACGTAGTTGAACCCCATGAACAAGACAACGATGAAAAACAGCATGGCCGTTGCCCTGCGGCGCCTGGTGATCCGGATCCTGCTGTTGCTGCCGCTGGCCGTATTGCTGGCGCCCTCCGCGGCGCGTGCGGCCGATGACTACCTGCCGCCGGACGAGGCCTTCCAGCTGAGCGCGCGCATGCTGGACGCCGGCACGCTGGAGCTCAGCTATCGCATCGCTGCGGGCTACTACATGTACCGTGACAGGTTCCACTTCAGCGCCGAGGGCGCCACCCTGGGTGAGCCGCAGTTTCCGCACGGCGTGACCAAGTACGACGAGAATTTCCAGAAGGAAGTGGAGACCTACCACGATGCCGTGGTGGTCCGCGTGCCGGTCTCAGGCGCGGCCGGCGCCTTTGCCGTGGCTGCCGTTTCCCAGGGCTGCGCCGACAAGGGGCTGTGCTATCCGCCGATGACGCTCAAGCTGTCGATGTCGGCGCAACAGGTCGGCGCCGTGGTCAAGGCGGGCGGCGCCGATGCGTCCGCGGCTGGCGCCGGCGGCGACGCCGAGGGTATTGCGGCGGTGCTCAACGGCGGCAAGCTGTGGAGCATCCTGTCGTTGTTCTTCGTGCTCGGCATCGGCTTGTCGTTCACGCCTTGCGTGCTGCCGATGGTGCCTATCCTGTCCTCCATCATCGTCGGCCAGCAAGGCGGGGGCTCCGGCGCGCGCGCGCGCAGCTTCTTGTTGTCGGTCGACTACGCGCTCGGCATGGCGCTGGTCTATACCGCGCTGGGCGTGGCCGCCGGCATGCTCGGCGAAGGCCTCTCGGCCTACTTGCAAAACCCCTGGATCCTGGGCGCCTTCGCGCTGTTGATGGCAGGCCTGGCCCTGTCCATGTTCGATCTCTACACGCTGCAGGTGCCGGCGGCGCTGCAGTCGAAACTCTCGGACTCCTCCGGCGGAGGCAGCGGCAAGTGGGTGGGCGTGTTCCTGATGGGCGCGATCTCGG
This genomic window contains:
- a CDS encoding DNA-directed RNA polymerase subunit alpha encodes the protein MQNSLLKPRIIEVEALAPGHAKVVMEPFERGYGHTLGNALRRVLLSTMTGYAPTEVTIAGVVHEYSSLDGVQEDVVDILLNLKGVVFKLHNRDEVTLTLKKEGEGVVLASDIDLPHDVELINPDHVIANLTGGGKLDMQIKVEKGRGYVPGNVRRLSEDTNKTIGRIILDASFSPVRRVSYAVESARVEQRTDLDKLVMNIETNGVITPEEAIRQSARVLVDQLNVFAALEGTEATAEAPSRAPQVDPILLRPVDDLELTVRSANCLKAENIYYIGDLIQRSENELLKTPNLGRKSLNEIKEVLASRGLTLGMKLENWPPAGLEK
- the rplQ gene encoding 50S ribosomal protein L17, whose protein sequence is MRHRHGLRKLNRTSSHRLAMLRNMTVSLLKHEAIKTTLPKAKELRRVVEPILTLGKTDTLANKRLAFSRLRDREIVLKLFAELGPRYAARNGGYLRILKMGFRQGDNAPMAFVELVDRPEVSDDAAVPTAE
- the cutA gene encoding divalent-cation tolerance protein CutA codes for the protein MSGSLLNQPLLVMTNVPEQALADSLARALVEQGLAACVNVLAPVASTYRWQGAIEHATEIPVLVKTTQARYLEVEQAILQAHPYDVPEIVALPLATGLPAYLAWMQQETAKPARV
- the dsbD gene encoding protein-disulfide reductase DsbD, translating into MAVALRRLVIRILLLLPLAVLLAPSAARAADDYLPPDEAFQLSARMLDAGTLELSYRIAAGYYMYRDRFHFSAEGATLGEPQFPHGVTKYDENFQKEVETYHDAVVVRVPVSGAAGAFAVAAVSQGCADKGLCYPPMTLKLSMSAQQVGAVVKAGGADASAAGAGGDAEGIAAVLNGGKLWSILSLFFVLGIGLSFTPCVLPMVPILSSIIVGQQGGGSGARARSFLLSVDYALGMALVYTALGVAAGMLGEGLSAYLQNPWILGAFALLMAGLALSMFDLYTLQVPAALQSKLSDSSGGGSGKWVGVFLMGAISALIVGPCVAAPLAGALIYISQSGNVLLGGGALFAMATGMSVPLLLIGASAGAMLPGAGAWMGAVKRFFGVLMLGTALWMVAPVIPDWLQVLGWAALGIGYGAFLLWSTPAGWVARGFGLAFAALGLLQLVSVATGGRDALAPLSHLRAQGDASGAQGAHTHFARVRSSAELDAALAQNAAGERRPVMLDFYADWCVSCKEMERFTFTDARVKQSFERMLLLQIDVTANNGDDRAMLKRFNLFGPPGIMFFNADGRELADRRVIGYQDADRFSATLQSLQ